From one Bacteroides fragilis NCTC 9343 genomic stretch:
- a CDS encoding glycosyltransferase family 2 protein translates to MLKNNENVLGESLPIVSIIIPVYNVGIYLEKCISSCLEQTYKRCEIILVDDGCTDQCTIDILQKYRTFKEMFLIKQDNRGVSIARDVGVKYCHGKFLFFLDADDYITPDAIELLVNSYNANSVEMVMAALAYDYSGRLISLPFEYPQDKLENNLSIYCLMDKLPMSLGGKLINKQMYLTLENTHDLEIGEDAFLTLQLVSRIKSISFIDKPIYIYCQREGSVMNKPSKKAVLSRVLFVKKVLSYFSPISYVQDERFKLALSVFVLNQYYAILIMGGDKKMLKELTVLAERYWENKKAVKFLPYWRRLLLSICFSNISFFSIILVRVIWGGRYFRRILLNGEYKQVYRK, encoded by the coding sequence GAATCTTTGCCGATAGTTTCTATTATTATTCCAGTTTACAATGTTGGTATTTATCTAGAAAAATGTATTAGTAGTTGTTTGGAGCAAACTTATAAGAGATGTGAGATAATATTGGTAGATGATGGATGTACCGATCAATGTACGATTGATATATTACAAAAATATCGTACTTTTAAAGAAATGTTTCTTATAAAACAAGATAATCGGGGGGTGTCAATAGCCAGAGATGTTGGCGTCAAATATTGTCATGGTAAATTCCTTTTCTTCTTAGATGCAGATGATTATATAACTCCCGATGCTATAGAGCTTTTGGTAAATAGCTATAATGCCAATAGTGTTGAAATGGTTATGGCTGCATTAGCTTATGATTATTCTGGTAGATTAATATCTTTACCTTTTGAATATCCACAAGATAAATTAGAAAACAATTTGTCTATTTATTGCTTAATGGATAAGCTCCCAATGTCATTAGGAGGAAAATTAATAAATAAGCAAATGTATTTAACTTTAGAAAACACTCATGATTTAGAAATAGGTGAGGATGCTTTTTTAACTCTACAATTGGTTTCTCGGATAAAATCTATATCCTTTATAGATAAACCGATTTATATATATTGTCAAAGAGAGGGTTCTGTAATGAATAAGCCATCAAAAAAGGCTGTGCTGTCACGTGTTTTATTTGTAAAAAAAGTTCTCTCTTACTTTTCTCCTATCTCATATGTGCAAGATGAAAGGTTCAAATTAGCATTATCAGTTTTTGTCTTAAATCAATATTATGCAATTTTGATAATGGGAGGGGATAAGAAGATGTTGAAAGAACTTACAGTTTTGGCTGAACGATATTGGGAGAATAAAAAAGCTGTAAAATTTTTACCTTATTGGCGACGATTACTTTTATCTATATGTTTCTCTAATATTTCCTTTTTTTCTATAATATTAGTTCGTGTAATATGGGGAGGTAGATATTTTAGACGAATTCTATTAAATGGAGAGTATAAACAAGTATATAGAAAATGA